Proteins from one Prosthecobacter sp. genomic window:
- a CDS encoding DUF1592 domain-containing protein, whose amino-acid sequence MKSRFLAALPLFALASATDAALPAIQPFLDQNCMDCHDAEMKKGGLDLSELSTDGADAAALKKWVRVFDRVAAGEMPPPKKKQPSQDAVQDFMAALGGDLVAKSDAQKGTVLRRLNRREYQNTINDLLDVKVNIIDSLPEDGRAHGFDNIGEALSISGIQMLRYMEAAELAINTALNQETRPESTLQRATLDSERNRKDTIGKQWLKRDDGSIVVFNNGGFPSTVIPNLRSKLAGTYKLRVTGYGYQIEEPVVFALITGSFNFRNADNVTHSFHELPVGKSGTVEVTLHLDQGKGIWISPQGLNGPDGHSPTKDGPANYPGEGMAFQEVTLEGPIVTNWPPRGQKLLLGELKLRQLPHGLPPSQAWRAKNPDFKHKYTADSADPAADSRKLLPTFISAAFRRPATPLDTEPYLKLFDAEFAESQDFMASMRTAAIAVLCSPEFLFLKEPAGKLNDLQLAARLSYFLTRSAPDAELLAAKLTQPEVLRVQTERLLKSNTLERFVADFTDGWLNLREIDFTTPDKQLYPEYDELLLDSMLRETRGFITELIQGNLGVANIIHSDFAMLNKRLAQHYGIPGVSGVALQKVKLPPDSHRGGVLTQASVLKVSANGTNTSPVVRGVFVMDRILGMEPPPPPPGVPGVEPDIRGATTLRELLDKHRNMESCNGCHRVIDPPGFALESYDVIGGWRERFRSIDKGEQVKLTVEGRKVRYRLGPPVDAAGELSTGTKFANMSDFQRLLLAGQDRVARCVAEKLLIFATGRPMGFSDRTEIDKLVAQSKAKGHAMRDLIHAVVQSQIFRSK is encoded by the coding sequence GCCTCTGCCACCGATGCCGCGCTGCCTGCCATCCAGCCGTTTCTGGATCAGAACTGCATGGACTGCCATGATGCGGAGATGAAAAAAGGCGGGCTCGATCTTTCCGAGCTTTCCACCGATGGCGCTGACGCCGCCGCGCTGAAAAAATGGGTGCGCGTGTTTGATCGTGTCGCCGCGGGCGAGATGCCGCCGCCGAAGAAGAAGCAGCCGTCGCAGGATGCTGTACAGGATTTCATGGCCGCGCTCGGCGGCGATCTGGTGGCGAAGTCGGACGCGCAGAAAGGCACCGTGCTGCGTCGTTTGAACCGCCGCGAGTATCAGAACACCATCAACGACCTGCTCGACGTGAAGGTGAACATCATCGACTCGCTGCCCGAAGACGGTCGCGCTCACGGCTTCGACAACATCGGCGAGGCGCTCTCCATCTCCGGCATCCAGATGCTGCGCTACATGGAAGCGGCCGAGTTGGCGATCAACACAGCGCTGAATCAGGAAACCCGCCCGGAATCGACACTCCAACGCGCCACGCTCGATTCCGAACGCAATCGCAAGGACACCATCGGCAAGCAGTGGCTGAAGCGCGACGACGGTTCCATCGTCGTCTTCAACAACGGGGGCTTCCCCAGCACCGTGATTCCAAATCTCCGCTCCAAGCTGGCCGGCACCTACAAGCTGCGCGTCACCGGTTACGGCTATCAAATCGAAGAGCCGGTCGTCTTTGCACTCATCACCGGCAGCTTCAATTTTCGCAATGCGGACAACGTCACGCACAGTTTTCATGAGCTGCCGGTCGGCAAATCGGGCACAGTCGAGGTCACGCTGCATCTCGACCAAGGCAAAGGCATCTGGATCAGTCCACAGGGGCTCAACGGCCCGGATGGACATTCCCCCACCAAAGATGGTCCTGCCAATTATCCCGGTGAAGGCATGGCGTTTCAGGAAGTCACGCTCGAAGGACCCATCGTCACCAATTGGCCTCCACGCGGACAAAAGCTGCTGCTCGGTGAATTGAAGCTGCGGCAACTGCCCCATGGCCTGCCGCCTTCACAGGCCTGGAGAGCGAAGAACCCGGACTTCAAACACAAATACACCGCCGACAGCGCCGATCCGGCCGCGGACTCTCGCAAACTGCTCCCCACCTTCATCAGCGCCGCGTTTCGTCGCCCGGCCACTCCGCTGGATACGGAGCCGTATTTGAAGCTTTTCGATGCCGAGTTCGCCGAGAGTCAGGATTTCATGGCCTCCATGCGCACGGCGGCCATCGCGGTGCTGTGCTCGCCGGAGTTTCTGTTCTTGAAGGAGCCTGCGGGCAAATTGAATGACCTCCAACTCGCCGCGCGCCTCAGCTACTTCCTCACGCGCAGCGCTCCTGATGCCGAGCTGCTCGCCGCGAAGCTCACCCAGCCCGAAGTGCTGCGCGTGCAAACCGAACGTCTGCTCAAAAGCAACACGCTGGAGCGCTTCGTGGCCGATTTCACCGATGGCTGGCTAAATCTGCGCGAGATCGACTTCACCACGCCGGACAAGCAGCTCTATCCTGAATACGACGAACTGCTGCTCGACTCGATGCTGCGCGAAACGCGTGGTTTCATCACCGAACTCATTCAGGGCAACCTCGGCGTCGCAAACATCATCCACAGCGACTTCGCGATGCTCAACAAGCGCCTCGCGCAACACTACGGCATTCCAGGTGTGAGTGGAGTCGCCTTGCAGAAAGTCAAACTGCCGCCGGACAGCCATCGCGGCGGCGTCTTGACCCAGGCGAGCGTTTTGAAGGTCAGCGCGAACGGCACCAACACCTCGCCCGTCGTGCGCGGCGTATTCGTCATGGACCGCATCCTCGGCATGGAGCCGCCGCCACCGCCGCCTGGTGTTCCCGGCGTGGAGCCGGACATTCGCGGCGCCACCACCTTGCGCGAGCTGCTCGACAAGCATCGCAACATGGAAAGCTGCAACGGCTGCCACCGCGTCATCGACCCGCCCGGCTTCGCGCTGGAAAGTTATGATGTCATCGGTGGCTGGCGTGAGCGTTTCCGCAGCATCGACAAAGGCGAGCAGGTCAAACTCACCGTCGAAGGCCGCAAAGTCCGCTACCGCCTTGGTCCACCCGTCGATGCCGCTGGCGAACTCAGCACTGGCACCAAATTCGCGAACATGAGCGATTTCCAAAGGCTTCTCCTCGCCGGCCAGGACCGCGTGGCCCGCTGCGTGGCGGAAAAGCTTCTCATCTTCGCCACCGGGCGTCCCATGGGCTTCTCCGACCGCACGGAGATCGACAAGCTTGTGGCGCAATCCAAGGCCAAAGGCCATGCGATGCGTGATCTGATCCACGCCGTGGTGCAGAGTCAAATTTTCAGAAGCAAGTAG
- a CDS encoding PhoPQ-activated protein PqaA family protein, which produces MKLHAILAVVALSAMSAHSDITIGKFDMASVRDTSTLETKVIEDWHPNPKDAAIRQKLVEITVCEWWPGQKVRMPVTMLAPAKGVCTNVLIENTSAQLKVAATSGAKLRLLKEHGVGLVFIGCVPIDTMEPVGKLHTMMEARFIQTKDTRYTPAWIWGISDMRALTTAMAEKEVFQPKKVLATGGSKRGVATAAAGIADDRFTAIMPVVAPVIESPGGPYVEGMMPAEITKMNEAFIAAMADPVGRDKLLLRQKARSDERITVQMARDAGWSEAEMKTSCNAAWETCRTTNYLGVLKQRGTEIFYNQGSNDNVSPGLVELGRRFPQLPVYIVPGGQHGGAKEAGFVKSVGGLPEVDENLYAFATHHFFGARRLVAPPKVTTQWDKDKHRLAVTVTFPDGSEPQENSVWWSVNRHPDYSIAMEFDAWNSAPMQKTGPATYSGETKIDGDMRTLDVITVHAHAENGSTLTISSPELRLK; this is translated from the coding sequence ATGAAACTCCACGCCATCCTCGCTGTCGTCGCCCTGTCTGCCATGTCCGCTCATTCGGACATCACCATCGGCAAGTTTGACATGGCGAGCGTGCGCGACACCTCGACGCTGGAGACGAAGGTGATCGAGGATTGGCATCCAAACCCCAAAGACGCCGCGATCCGCCAAAAACTCGTCGAGATCACCGTCTGTGAATGGTGGCCGGGCCAGAAGGTGCGCATGCCGGTGACGATGCTCGCACCTGCGAAGGGTGTCTGCACCAACGTGCTCATCGAGAACACCAGTGCGCAGTTGAAGGTGGCTGCCACCTCCGGCGCGAAGCTCCGGTTGCTCAAGGAGCATGGCGTGGGCCTCGTCTTCATCGGCTGTGTGCCGATCGATACGATGGAACCGGTCGGCAAGCTCCACACGATGATGGAGGCGCGTTTCATCCAGACCAAAGACACACGCTACACGCCCGCGTGGATCTGGGGCATCAGCGACATGCGCGCGCTCACCACCGCGATGGCGGAAAAGGAGGTGTTTCAGCCGAAGAAGGTGCTCGCCACCGGCGGATCGAAGCGCGGCGTCGCCACGGCCGCCGCAGGCATCGCAGATGATCGCTTCACCGCCATCATGCCCGTCGTCGCACCGGTGATCGAAAGTCCCGGCGGTCCCTACGTCGAAGGCATGATGCCCGCCGAGATCACGAAGATGAACGAGGCCTTCATCGCCGCCATGGCCGACCCCGTGGGCCGTGATAAACTGCTCCTCCGTCAAAAAGCGCGCTCTGACGAACGCATCACCGTGCAGATGGCCCGTGACGCCGGCTGGAGTGAAGCGGAGATGAAAACCTCCTGCAATGCCGCATGGGAGACCTGCCGCACGACAAATTACCTCGGCGTGCTCAAGCAGCGTGGCACCGAGATCTTCTATAATCAGGGCTCCAACGACAACGTCAGCCCCGGACTTGTCGAACTCGGCCGTCGCTTCCCGCAACTGCCCGTTTACATCGTCCCCGGCGGTCAGCATGGCGGCGCAAAGGAAGCGGGCTTCGTCAAATCCGTCGGCGGTTTGCCTGAGGTGGATGAAAACCTCTACGCCTTCGCCACACATCATTTCTTCGGCGCACGCCGCCTAGTCGCTCCGCCGAAAGTCACCACGCAGTGGGACAAGGACAAACATCGCCTCGCCGTGACTGTCACCTTCCCCGATGGCAGCGAGCCGCAGGAAAACAGCGTCTGGTGGTCCGTGAACCGCCATCCCGATTACTCGATTGCGATGGAGTTCGATGCTTGGAACTCGGCTCCGATGCAAAAGACCGGTCCGGCCACCTACAGCGGCGAAACTAAGATTGATGGCGATATGCGGACGTTGGATGTCATCACCGTCCATGCGCACGCCGAGAACGGCTCCACCTTGACGATCTCCAGTCCGGAACTGCGGCTGAAGTAG
- the deoC gene encoding deoxyribose-phosphate aldolase: MNYSYSDLAKMIDHSLLHPTMTDKDLEEGCKVAAKYQVASVCIKPYAVKQAVEWLRGSGVLVGAVIGFPHGNSTTESKRYETELACKDGAAEIDMVINIGKALGGDWNYVEADVKAVCDEAHQHGAKVKVIFENDYLTNGGAGLSSDDFKIKLCQLCERAGADWVKTSSGYGFVKQPDGSYNYKGATEHDLSLMRANVSAKVQVKAAGGVRDLDGLIKVRDLGGSRCGATATATMMDDYRKREAAGTLDAAGGKIGAGGY; this comes from the coding sequence ATGAACTACTCCTACTCCGACCTCGCCAAGATGATCGACCATTCGTTGCTGCACCCGACGATGACCGACAAAGACCTCGAAGAAGGCTGCAAGGTGGCTGCTAAATACCAAGTGGCCTCGGTCTGCATCAAGCCCTACGCCGTGAAGCAGGCCGTCGAGTGGTTGCGCGGCTCCGGCGTGCTCGTCGGCGCGGTGATCGGCTTTCCGCATGGCAACAGCACCACCGAATCGAAGCGCTACGAGACCGAACTCGCCTGCAAAGACGGCGCGGCCGAGATCGACATGGTCATCAACATAGGCAAGGCACTCGGCGGTGACTGGAACTATGTGGAGGCCGATGTGAAAGCCGTCTGTGACGAAGCGCACCAGCATGGCGCGAAGGTGAAGGTGATCTTTGAGAACGACTATCTCACGAATGGCGGTGCAGGACTCAGCAGCGATGATTTCAAAATCAAACTCTGTCAGCTCTGTGAACGTGCTGGTGCCGACTGGGTGAAGACGAGCAGCGGTTACGGCTTCGTGAAGCAGCCCGACGGCAGCTACAACTACAAAGGCGCGACCGAACACGATCTCTCGCTCATGCGTGCCAACGTGTCGGCCAAAGTGCAGGTCAAAGCTGCTGGCGGCGTGCGCGATCTCGACGGCCTCATCAAAGTCCGCGATCTCGGCGGGTCCCGCTGTGGGGCGACGGCGACAGCGACGATGATGGACGACTACCGCAAGCGCGAGGCCGCGGGCACGTTGGATGCCGCAGGCGGAAAGATCGGTGCGGGCGGGTATTGA
- a CDS encoding PSD1 and planctomycete cytochrome C domain-containing protein, with protein sequence MKPSFALFLLLVASAHAVDFNRDVRPVLAQQCFTCHGMDDHARKGKLRLDLSESAHGKGKSGEIAIIPGKPDASEVIKRILSTDEDEVMPPPHTKKVMSDKDKATLKAWIAEGAKYQAHWAYSAPKQGPVPSSKFQVSGSKSGEPQETRNKKPETHPIDAFIHGRLEKEGLKPSPEAAAYTLVRRVYLDLIGLPPTPAEADAFVHQSHQSPGSHKPYEKLVDTLLASKHYGERWARRWLDLARYADTNGFEKDRPRQIWPYRDWVVKALNDDMPFDQFSIKQIAGDMLPKASAEDLIATGFHRNTMLNEEGGIDPNEYRFYAMVDRVGVTGTAWMGLTLNCCQCHTHKYDPILHTDYYSVMALLNNADEPLYHIPTPDIEAQQKAHAAKIAQLEAELPKKFPGGEAAMQSRFAGWIEGESKRASKWQIVRPAAMKTTMPHLEQQTNGFILGSGDISKSDVYDLNLKAPIKGVTALRIEVASHPSLPNDGPGLTNYEGPLGGFFLSELQAFQNGQRVKITRAEATNDEEEDRINDQSAAKPKAKAKAAAKPRKTNNASAALDAEMSSGWQVLGGIGVQHAAVFHFEKPIDLTSGFDLKMLFEKHFACPLGHFRISVTTSDHAIATGHPLEVEEALAANDSSKREVLLRRFLETAPEMKQVTAPLLAARKNPPRGQPTLVMSERPASNPRPTNRYHRGEYLSPKETVPPAVPAFLPSLPKDAPANRLTFAKWLFAPENSLTARVTVNRQWQAFFGRGLVKSLEDFGYQSEPPSHPELLDWLAVEFVELGWSMKKLHRLIVTSATYKQSSRITPELAQRDPENILLARGARFRLDAEIIRDSALKAAGVLSPKMGGPGVYPPQPASITSEGTYGKFEWKTSEGEDRYRRSLYTFIKRTAPFAMSTTFDAPTGEACLAKRDVSNSPLQALTLLNDQMFMEAAQAMAKAVIAESQDDDTRLQNIFRRCTTRPVAADELAMLKTFLQKQRDQKLEGEALWAAVSRAALNLDESITHP encoded by the coding sequence ATGAAGCCTTCCTTCGCCCTTTTCCTGCTGCTCGTTGCCTCCGCCCATGCCGTCGATTTCAATCGCGACGTGCGGCCCGTGCTCGCGCAGCAGTGCTTCACCTGCCACGGCATGGATGATCACGCGCGCAAAGGCAAGTTGCGCCTCGATTTGAGCGAATCCGCCCACGGCAAAGGCAAGTCCGGCGAGATCGCCATCATTCCCGGCAAACCGGACGCCAGCGAGGTCATCAAGCGCATCCTTTCGACCGATGAAGACGAGGTCATGCCTCCGCCGCATACGAAGAAGGTCATGTCGGACAAGGACAAGGCCACGCTGAAGGCCTGGATCGCCGAGGGGGCGAAGTATCAGGCGCACTGGGCCTATTCGGCGCCGAAGCAGGGGCCAGTTCCAAGTTCCAAGTTCCAAGTCTCAGGTTCCAAGTCAGGAGAACCCCAAGAAACAAGAAACAAGAAACCTGAAACTCATCCCATCGACGCCTTCATCCACGGGCGTCTCGAAAAAGAAGGCCTGAAACCTTCGCCAGAAGCCGCTGCCTACACGCTCGTCCGCCGCGTCTATCTCGACCTCATCGGCCTGCCGCCCACGCCTGCCGAGGCGGATGCCTTCGTTCATCAGTCCCATCAATCCCCTGGCTCCCATAAGCCCTATGAAAAGCTCGTGGACACCCTTCTCGCCTCCAAACACTACGGCGAACGCTGGGCACGACGCTGGCTCGATCTCGCGCGTTACGCGGACACGAACGGCTTCGAGAAAGACCGCCCGCGTCAAATCTGGCCGTATCGCGATTGGGTCGTGAAAGCGCTGAACGACGACATGCCCTTCGATCAGTTCAGCATCAAGCAAATCGCCGGTGACATGCTGCCCAAAGCCAGCGCCGAAGACCTGATCGCCACCGGCTTTCATCGCAACACGATGCTGAATGAAGAAGGCGGCATCGACCCGAACGAATACCGCTTCTACGCCATGGTGGACCGCGTCGGCGTCACCGGCACGGCCTGGATGGGCCTCACTCTGAACTGCTGCCAGTGCCACACGCACAAATACGATCCCATCCTGCACACCGACTACTACAGCGTCATGGCGCTGCTGAACAACGCCGACGAACCGCTTTACCACATCCCCACGCCGGACATCGAAGCGCAGCAGAAAGCCCACGCGGCTAAGATCGCGCAGTTGGAAGCCGAGTTGCCGAAAAAATTCCCCGGTGGTGAAGCAGCGATGCAGAGCCGATTCGCCGGTTGGATCGAAGGCGAATCCAAACGCGCCTCGAAATGGCAAATCGTGCGCCCCGCGGCCATGAAGACCACCATGCCGCATCTCGAGCAGCAGACCAACGGCTTCATCCTCGGCAGCGGCGACATCTCGAAGAGCGATGTCTATGATTTGAATCTCAAAGCACCGATCAAAGGCGTGACGGCGCTGCGCATCGAAGTTGCCAGCCATCCCAGCCTGCCAAACGACGGCCCCGGCCTCACGAACTACGAAGGCCCGCTCGGCGGCTTCTTCCTCAGCGAGTTGCAAGCCTTCCAAAACGGCCAGCGGGTGAAAATCACCCGCGCTGAAGCCACGAACGATGAGGAGGAAGACCGCATCAACGACCAGTCCGCTGCCAAACCCAAGGCGAAGGCCAAAGCCGCCGCAAAGCCGCGTAAAACCAACAACGCCAGCGCTGCGCTCGACGCCGAGATGTCCAGCGGCTGGCAGGTGCTCGGCGGCATCGGCGTGCAGCACGCCGCCGTGTTTCATTTCGAGAAGCCCATTGATCTCACCAGCGGCTTCGATTTGAAGATGCTCTTTGAAAAACACTTTGCCTGTCCCCTCGGCCATTTCCGAATCTCCGTGACCACCAGCGATCATGCGATTGCCACCGGGCATCCCCTTGAGGTGGAAGAAGCGCTCGCCGCGAATGATTCGTCGAAGCGCGAGGTGCTTCTGCGCCGCTTCCTCGAAACTGCGCCCGAGATGAAGCAAGTCACCGCGCCCTTGCTCGCCGCGCGAAAGAACCCGCCACGCGGCCAGCCCACGCTCGTCATGAGCGAGCGCCCAGCCAGCAATCCACGTCCCACGAACCGCTACCATCGCGGCGAATACCTTTCGCCCAAAGAGACCGTTCCGCCCGCCGTGCCCGCCTTCCTGCCCTCCTTGCCGAAGGATGCGCCCGCGAACCGCCTCACCTTCGCGAAGTGGCTCTTCGCGCCCGAAAACTCGCTCACCGCACGCGTCACGGTGAACCGCCAGTGGCAGGCATTCTTTGGTCGCGGCCTCGTGAAGTCGTTGGAGGATTTCGGTTATCAAAGCGAGCCGCCGAGCCACCCCGAACTGCTCGACTGGCTCGCTGTCGAGTTCGTGGAGCTGGGTTGGTCGATGAAAAAACTCCATCGCCTCATCGTCACCAGCGCCACCTACAAGCAAAGCAGCCGCATCACGCCCGAACTCGCTCAACGCGACCCCGAAAACATCCTGCTGGCTCGCGGCGCTCGTTTCCGTCTCGATGCCGAGATCATCCGCGACTCCGCGTTGAAAGCCGCAGGCGTTTTGTCGCCGAAGATGGGCGGCCCTGGCGTCTATCCGCCCCAGCCCGCCAGCATCACGTCCGAGGGCACCTACGGCAAATTTGAGTGGAAGACCAGCGAGGGCGAGGACCGCTACCGCCGCAGCCTCTACACCTTCATCAAGCGCACCGCCCCGTTTGCCATGTCCACCACCTTCGACGCCCCCACCGGCGAAGCCTGCCTCGCCAAACGCGATGTCTCCAACAGCCCGCTGCAAGCCCTCACGCTCCTCAACGACCAGATGTTCATGGAAGCCGCCCAGGCCATGGCCAAAGCCGTGATTGCCGAATCCCAAGACGACGACACCCGCCTCCAAAACATCTTCCGCCGCTGCACCACCCGCCCCGTCGCAGCCGATGAGCTCGCCATGCTCAAAACCTTCCTCCAAAAGCAACGCGACCAAAAACTCGAAGGCGAGGCGCTCTGGGCGGCCGTCTCACGCGCTGCGCTCAACCTCGACGAAAGCATCACGCATCCATGA
- a CDS encoding DUF1501 domain-containing protein has product MNTSNITRRHFFEDCAIGTGKIALASLLAESAYGAAKSPNAASASHHAPKAKAVIHMFMAGAPSQLELFDHKPMLTKYEGKPLPPSVIGGQRYAFIRPDAAVLGPRFKFAKHGQCGAELSEVLPHLATVVDDIAIVKSCRTTQFNHAPAQIFMNTGFSQPGRPSMGSWVTYGLGAESRDLPSFVVMSTGSGISGGAACWSSGFLPSVYSGTRFRNTGDPILNVSTPEGITPGTQKDTIDLINAMNHRRLKLDGDGETATRIANYEMAYRLQSSAPELMDLTSEDKATLELYGCDPKVPSFARACLLARRMVERGVRFINIYNEGWDAHSDVEGNVRKNCGATDKASAALVKDLKQRGLLDDTLVVWGGEFGRTPMVEASVSLGRSMGRDHHPQAFTMWMAGGGIKGGVTLGATDEMGFNIIEDEVHVADLHATILHQLGIDHERLSFRAAGLDFKLTGVEPCKVIKQILA; this is encoded by the coding sequence ATGAACACCTCCAATATCACTCGCCGTCACTTCTTTGAAGACTGTGCCATTGGCACGGGGAAGATCGCGCTGGCATCGCTGCTGGCTGAATCGGCTTATGGAGCGGCGAAGAGTCCGAATGCGGCCTCGGCTTCGCATCATGCGCCGAAGGCGAAAGCGGTGATCCACATGTTCATGGCGGGGGCACCATCGCAGCTCGAGCTGTTCGATCACAAGCCGATGTTGACGAAGTATGAGGGCAAGCCGCTGCCGCCGTCGGTCATCGGTGGGCAGCGATATGCCTTCATCCGGCCGGACGCGGCGGTGCTGGGACCACGCTTTAAGTTTGCGAAACACGGGCAGTGCGGCGCGGAGCTTTCGGAGGTGCTGCCGCATCTGGCGACGGTGGTGGACGACATCGCCATCGTGAAATCCTGCCGCACGACGCAGTTCAACCACGCGCCGGCGCAGATTTTCATGAACACGGGCTTCTCGCAGCCCGGACGCCCCAGCATGGGCTCGTGGGTGACGTATGGCCTGGGCGCGGAGTCGCGTGATCTGCCGAGTTTTGTCGTCATGAGCACCGGCAGCGGCATCAGCGGCGGCGCGGCCTGCTGGAGCAGCGGTTTTCTGCCGAGCGTGTATTCCGGCACACGCTTCCGCAACACGGGCGACCCCATCTTGAATGTGAGCACGCCGGAAGGCATCACGCCTGGCACGCAGAAGGACACGATTGATCTCATCAACGCGATGAACCATCGCCGCCTCAAGCTGGATGGCGATGGGGAGACGGCCACGCGCATCGCGAATTACGAGATGGCCTACCGCCTGCAATCCTCCGCGCCGGAGCTGATGGACCTCACGAGCGAGGACAAAGCCACGCTCGAACTCTACGGCTGCGATCCCAAAGTACCATCCTTTGCCCGCGCCTGTCTGCTCGCACGGCGCATGGTCGAGCGCGGCGTGCGCTTCATCAACATTTACAACGAAGGCTGGGACGCCCACAGCGATGTGGAAGGCAACGTGAGGAAGAACTGCGGTGCCACTGACAAAGCCAGTGCCGCCCTCGTCAAAGACCTCAAACAGCGCGGCCTGCTTGATGACACCCTCGTCGTCTGGGGCGGCGAGTTTGGCCGCACGCCGATGGTCGAGGCCAGCGTGTCGCTCGGACGCAGCATGGGCCGCGATCATCATCCGCAGGCCTTCACCATGTGGATGGCCGGTGGCGGCATCAAAGGCGGCGTCACTCTCGGCGCGACCGATGAGATGGGCTTCAACATCATCGAAGACGAAGTGCATGTCGCCGATCTGCACGCCACGATCCTGCATCAGCTCGGGATTGATCACGAGCGCTTGTCCTTCCGTGCAGCGGGACTCGATTTCAAACTGACGGGCGTGGAGCCGTGCAAGGTGATCAAACAGATTCTGGCGTAG